One Synechococcus sp. Nb3U1 genomic window, GAATCCGTGCACCAATCCCTTGCCCCCCAGCGCCACCAAGCTCACCTGATGGGTTTGGCCCGGCTCGAAGCGCACCGCATTACCTGAAGGGATATTCAAACGCATACCAAAACTGGCAGCCCGATCAAACACCAAAGCCCGGTTCACCTCGAAAAAATGAAAATGGGATCCCACTTGGATGGGGCGATCCCCTTGGTTGGTCACCTGCAGAGTGATGATAGCCCGCCCAACATTGGCTTGGATAGGTTCTTCCGCTAACAAAAGCTCCCCCGGGATCAACCTGGCTTCAGCCTCGGCGCTAGGCTTAATTTTCGATTTGCGAGCAGCGGCCATGAGGGCAGTCTCCCATAGTTTTAGGAATCCAGTCTTGGTCGTCAAGTCTTAGTTGTCAAGGTCCGAACTCAGGGATCCCAACCGACTTAGCGAATCGGGTGGTGCAGGGTTACCAACTTGGTGCCATCGGGGAAGGTTGCCTCCACCTGGATCTCAGGGATCATCTCTGGGATCCCGGCCATCACATCCTCCCGGCTCAACCAGGTCAGACCTTCACTCATCAGTTGTGCCACTGTCTTGCCCTCTCGGGCTCCCTCCAGCACCGCCGCACTCAAAAAAGCCACTGCCTCCGGGTAATTGAGCTTGAGGCCCCGCTGCCGGCGATCCTGAGCCAATTGAGCAGCCAAGTAAACCAGCAGCTTGTCTTTCTCCTGGGGCGATAAGTGCATAGGGCCTACCTAATGGGATCCAACAACACAGCGGACGTGAGAGCTGACTTACTTTTACCACCTCCCGGCCCAAAAGGTGTGCCAAGCCCTACTGCTCAGGGAACTCTCAAGCTCAGGTAGGCTACATAAGACTTAACAGCAGAGTTCAATGAATGACCGACCCTTCCTTCTGTCCTTCTCAGGCGCAACTCATCGTGAAAGAGTAAAAATAGACGTAAAGGTTGATATGGATTCGTAATCAAGCCCCAAGTTGATTTATCGTAGAGCGATTCGGCGGTTCCCCTTGGTGATGTGTTGACTTTGCTTTTTGAGCAGCCATGAGACTGAAACTGACTCCCCGACAGCGAAAGATCTTGTGGGCAACGGTGCGCAGTTACGTTGCCACGGCTGAGCCTGTAGGATCCAAAACCTTGGCCCAATCTTATGATCTGGGGGTGAGCACAGCCACCATTCGCAACGACCTGGCCACCCTCGAACAGGTGGGGTTACTGTTTCAGCCCCATACTTCCGCAGGGCGGATCCCCTCTGACTTTGGCTATCGGGTTTATGTTAACGATCTGCTAGCCACGCTTCCCTCCCAGAGCACTGGGATCCCTCACGATGCACCCCAGCCCGCACCCCATCCAGCCCTGCAACTGTTGATGGATCATCTGAATCGGCAATTGGGAGATGACCTGGATAGCCTGCTGCAGCGGGTGGCTCAGCTCTTGGCCCACTTGAGTGGCTGCATTGCTCTGATTACTCCTCCACAGGGGCCAGTGGTTGCCATTCATCATGTGCAGTTGGTGGCGGTCTCACCGGGGCGGGTGATGGTACTGGTGGTGACTGACTCTTACCAAACCTACTCGGCCATGGTCAGTCCTCCGGAATGGCCCAGTGACCGTCTAGAAGACGAACTCCAGTTGCTCAGCAACTTTCTCACCCTAAAGCTGCGGGGCAAAACCTTTGCAGAATTGCAGGACTTGAGCTGGCTGAAGCTAGACGAAGAATTCCGTACCTATGGCCATTGGC contains:
- a CDS encoding urease subunit beta; amino-acid sequence: MAAARKSKIKPSAEAEARLIPGELLLAEEPIQANVGRAIITLQVTNQGDRPIQVGSHFHFFEVNRALVFDRAASFGMRLNIPSGNAVRFEPGQTHQVSLVALGGKGLVHGFNNLTEGSVRSGTQKRLALARLQEWMG
- a CDS encoding urease subunit gamma gives rise to the protein MHLSPQEKDKLLVYLAAQLAQDRRQRGLKLNYPEAVAFLSAAVLEGAREGKTVAQLMSEGLTWLSREDVMAGIPEMIPEIQVEATFPDGTKLVTLHHPIR
- a CDS encoding HrcA family transcriptional regulator, which codes for MRLKLTPRQRKILWATVRSYVATAEPVGSKTLAQSYDLGVSTATIRNDLATLEQVGLLFQPHTSAGRIPSDFGYRVYVNDLLATLPSQSTGIPHDAPQPAPHPALQLLMDHLNRQLGDDLDSLLQRVAQLLAHLSGCIALITPPQGPVVAIHHVQLVAVSPGRVMVLVVTDSYQTYSAMVSPPEWPSDRLEDELQLLSNFLTLKLRGKTFAELQDLSWLKLDEEFRTYGHWLQQLLRSVVQRYLQPPLGQVFSAGMTELMRQPEFSQAQQVQAVVQLIEEGSQQLQGMIGLRPMDMTGLRPMDMTGLRPMDMTGLRPMDMTGLRPMDMTGLRPMDMTGLRPMDMTGLQSSKTRQSSSPKAKAGSTDEEEGNGEQDPHHPRIPVIIYIGSENPLESLHHCTVIASTYHRRSSPLGTVTLLGPTRMAYERSIAAVQTVASHLTRALA